One Cinclus cinclus chromosome 24, bCinCin1.1, whole genome shotgun sequence genomic window, TCCCCTGCTGGCGTGTCCGGTAGGTGCTAcagctccctcccttcccatcTCCTTGCCTTGGTACCCGGTGctaaagggaaataaaactggGGATAGTTTCAATAGGCACTGCTTTTCTAGAATCGGGGAATCccacaatggtttgggttggaagggaccttaaagtccaCTCAGTTCCACCCTTCTGCCattggcagggacactttctgctagaccaagttgctccaagccccatccagcctggccttggacacttcaaTGTATAGATTTGTCCAACCTCCCATCTTCCATGCTGCTCCCACTTGGTTATCAGTGATGATTCCCACCCCATGGAGCTGTGGCCATGCAACTGTTTCAGGAGAAACTGGATCGAAGTCTGTATTCCCTGGTGAAAGAGGCACCAAAGCTTTTGTAGCCCTGCCGGGCCTGTCAGTCATCCctctcaggagcagctgcagcaggaagttttgggtttgttAGGGCTATCTGGAGAGGGGTGAGCTCTCGCACAAATCTGGCTGTGGGCTGTGTGCAAGTGATAAAACAGCCCCAGAGTCAAGGTTCTCATGGGGACTGAAGACGGAAAAGGGTTGACTGGACAGGAAACAAACTGGTTTCCCAGCGGGAAAAACCTCCTGCAGCACATCTGTTCCCAGAGTGGGATGGCATTCCCGGGTGCTGGTGTTGAGCAGCAGCGGatttcccctgctgctgctgggcgaTGATCCACATCCACTGGCTTCTGCTTTTAGGAAATTCTTTGAACAGCCCTGTCCTCTGTCTAATTTGTTACTGACTGTTCCATCCTGATTCCCATTGTTTCCATGCTGGTTCCCATCCTTCCCATGCTGGTGAGGGTAGGATATACCCCACACCCCCCAGACCATTTCTCCTTTTGCGCTCTGCTCCTCTCAGTTCCCTCCCGCTTATCCCATTTCCGCTGCTTCCTCGTGGCCCAGAGCCAGTTTGACCTAATCTATGTATAACATACTGTGTCAACAGGAAATTCCCCCTGCTCTCCATGACTCATGGAGCAACCTGCGTTCCTGCCCCAGGAGTAATGCAGGAGCCGCCACCCATGATCCTCCCTGCAGGGTGGTGACAGCTCTTCTGCTGTCACTTCGGTTGTTACTCAAAATGAAATGCTCTTGTAAGGCTGCGGAGGGGAGTTGAAAGGACATTCCTGTTGGGATGCAGCTCCGGAAGGGTCTAGGAATGCTGCTCCCTTGTGCCAGGGCACTGAgctgggttgttttttcctcctcGTGTTTGCTCAGGGACCTTGTCCCATAACCTTGCTCctttcaggaggaatttcttcactgaaagggtggtcaggcattgaaAGGGGGTGTCCAGGGAGGtagtggagtccccatccctggaggtgtccaaggaatgccTGGACATGGCACCCAGTGCCCTGGTCTGGCTGCcaaggtggggattgggcaCAGGTGGGACCCGAAGGGCTTTTCTCCCTtaatgattctgggattcttgTAGCCAGAAAAGCTCATGGAGAAGCTAcagccacattttttttcagctcctgGTGCATGCTGAGACAAAGGgttctgctttccctgctttatttttcccctgcaCAGCCCATGTCCCTGTAGCATCATCTTGTGAGCCACAGGTCTCTATTTCACCCTGGACATCTCTGTGCCTCTCCCCATCTCTGTTCTTCATGGTGCTGCTGTTCCAGTTTGTGCCTTtccatggcagggctggaattTCACCCCCATCAGTAAAACTCCATGGACCTGTGGTCACTGCAGGGAAGGTGCTCTCCTCCCACACTGTTTTCAGGGGGAGAGAACAGATTGATTTTGCACTTTATTATCTCACCAGAATACAGTCCCAGTATTTTTCAGCTGTTGACACAGTTCCATAGATCATTCTCTGActggagggagcaggagagcCATCCACCTGGGAATGGCCAGTGGAAAATCAGACAgtcgtggaatggtttggggaGGAAGGGACCTCAAGACTCATCTCATTCCCAAcctcctgccatgagcagggacgTCTTCCATTAAATCCACACATCAGTGCCTGGGATTTGGACTGTGTAGGAGCAGCCCCTGAGGAGGGGTTGCTGTAGATGTGTGTGTTTGAGGGGCACAGGATGTTTGATGAGTTTAATAAttcagaatatttcatttttttaacagaagagCTGGATCTCAGAAGATGATTTCTACAGACCTTCCccaggagagagcagcagaagcatGGCTGACACCAACGGCTTCAGGCCAGAGGGGGACAGCAAGGAGCCAGCCCTGGGGCTCATCAGTGCTCTGGACTTGGAGATGCTCTCAGTGCCATCCTCAGACACTGGGAAGCCCAAAATGTCCCCGGAGCGGGAGCAGAAGGGCTTCAGTGTGGTGCACCGCAGACAGATGGGTATGTGCTACCTCCTGCTGCCCTCGTGCTTGGGGGCTGCTTCAGGTGGGGATGGGCTAGCTGAAGAGAGCCCTTGGCCTGGTGTGAGCtgatggcagcactgggagctaCAGAAGGCAGTGGAACAGCTTCCCAAGGCATTGCTGAGCCCAGGGAAGCTCTGGTGGGAAGCATTTCAGTGGGAGAGTGTCTGTCCACCCCATGGGACACCTTTACTTGCTCCCAGCCCTAAAGCCCAAATGCAGGGGGACAGTGATGGAGACCAAGGTCCTGTAAGTTCCTGCCCCAGCCCACCATGTATCACCACTGGTTTTCACCCCTCCATGCCTCGGGGTGCTTGCTTTGAGCCCCTCTTGGCTTTTCTGTCCCCACTAGCTTCCCCTCTCTCACTTAAACTGACCCATCTCTTGCCCCAGGTCTTTCCAACCCTTTCCGTGGGCTGCTGAAGCTGGGCAGCCTGGAACGGCGAGGAGCCATGGGGATTTGGAAGGAGTTTTCCTGCGAGCTGTCCCCACTGGAGCTGCGGCTCTTCCTGGACCACGAGGACCGGATCTGCGTGGAGACATACTCCCTGCTGCGCTGTGAGTCCCTGGCCCTGACCCACTCTGATGGACGCTTCGAGCTggttttcctggggaaaaagcTCTTCCTCCGAGCCCCTTCCCAGGACGAGGCTGAGGACTGGCTGGACAGGATCCGCGAGGCGCTGCGCAAGTGCCGGCcgcagctggaggaggaggactGGGAGACTCTGGAGTATTCCGAGAATGGAGGTGAAGCCCAGCCTGTCCAGGGCGATTCCAGTGCTCTCCAGTACAGCGACATGCCTGGGTACAGCTTGGACTGGACTCCAGTtccagaagcagagctggatgCAATCAAAGAAGCTGTTCTGTACATGGATGTGGACAAAACCTGGGTCCcgtttattttttccctttctctagAAACTCTGAAGTGctttaaaatcagaaacaaTGACAAAATTTTAAGCAACAGTTACGGCATAGAGACCATCCAGGACATCCTTCCAGACACGAGCCTGGGGGGACCCTCCTTCTTCAAAGTGATCACCTCCAAGGCTGTGCTGAAGCTGCAGGCTGAGAATGCAGAAGAGGCAGCCTCGTGGCGGGAGCTGGTCCGAGAGGTGCTCATGTCCTACCTGGAGAGCGCTGAGGAGGCACTGACCTTGGGGGGCAGCTTGGATGGGCACTCCCAGGTCATCCTTAAGAACATTGTGAAGGAAAATGGCTTCTTGTTGCAGTACCTGGTGGCCATCCCTATGGAGAAGGGTCTGGACTCACAGAGCTTCATCTGTGCAGGTACAGAACcatggaattgtttgggttggaaggaccctAAAGCCCATCCTGCCATGtacagggacaacttccactacCCCAGAGTGCTCCAAGCTTTGTCCAAGCTGgtcttggacacccccagggatggagcagctgcagcttctgtgTTCTCCCAGGAATCCCAGCAGCACAAGATCCCCTTGGTGGGTCTTCATGTCCCCAGTCAGGGGGACCTTTGGTGTCCTATGGGCACAGGGTGAGCCCACCATGCTGAGTCCCAATTCCACCCCAGTCCAACCGGGATGTTACTGGGCTCCCATTTAAGATGCTTTTGGTACAGACAGTGGGAAACTGGGGTTGAAGCAACCTTAGGTGGATCAGAAAGCTCAGGACAATCTTCCTGGGCATTTTGAGGCCTCAGCCTGTGGGGAAAGTGCAATCTGGAGCAGTTTTTCCAGTaaggcagcacaggagcagggattGCCATGGGTGTGACAGGCTGATTTTGCAAAACAATAATTTACCCTTCCCCTGATGCCTGTCAGCACGCGGGGAGATTTTGGTGGCACCTTCACTGACCTCCACGGGAGCTGTAATTTGCTCTTTACCTTGCTAAGTTAATTAAGTTTCAGATTTCTCTCCTGCTTCAATTATATTTCTTGTACCCTCCAGCAggttgagatttttcttttaatctctctccttttttaatatttttttttctggtctatTTGGTCTCTGCCTTCCCTTCCAGGCTCTGTCCTCCATCTTCCACCTCCCCACAGCTGGAAACCACAAGCCAAAACGACAATTTCCCAGTTTTTCTACGTAGGTTTTCTTTAGGGATCTGTCTACCCTGCTTTCACCCCCTTCCAGCCTGACACCCAGTGTGTTCCCTTCCATCTCAGAGTAATGAGCAATAAAGgctattttttcttattaattcaGAAAGCAACATATAATCTCCATTAATATTTTGGGAGGATGAGCTCCAGCTATTCCAGAGTGCAATGGATGGGGCAGTGAAACCGAGAGGGTTCCCCACTGCTATAATAAAGGTTGTTTTGGGTTAATCCATCCTGATCTCATGCCTTACAGATGAGGTTTTGGTaccctgtgacagcagcagaaaagggcTGAGTGAAGGCAAAATAGTGCAAAGCTACTTGTGGAGGTGATGGGACAGCAAGTGGGATTTAGTTTCTTACCTAAACCACTAGAATGTTGCCAGAATtcacttttcttaaaaaaaaaaaaaaataaccacttGGTGGATAAAAGTGGGTCCACAGATAGTTCAGCCTCCTTTTTATAGAGAAACAGTGAAGCAGCGACTGTTGAACCATCATAGGTTTAAATCCATGAGGAGGGGGCTGGAGGCCTTGCACTGAACATCCTACAGGTGTTTTAGCTGGTTTCTACCCTTTTCCCAAAACTTTATTGTTCAATGCCATGCTGCCAAAAActtctccccatcccagcagtgGTGGGAAGAGACTGTGGACAGCACAGTCCCCTCTCACCCCCTGCTCCCACAGGCTGCTCCCGCCAGATTGGCTTCTCCTTCGCCAGGCCCAAGCTCTGTGCTTTCTCCGGGCTCTACTACTGTGACAGCTGCCACCAGGACGAGGAGACTGTGATCCCCTCCCGCCTCATCCACAACTGGGACCTGACCAAACGAGGGGTGAgtcctgggctggggctgtgcagggagcagggaaacGCTCCAGCATCTGCTTCCTGAAGACCTATCTAGGCATTCCCTGGGCTGCAAGTGcccactccaaacctccctccAAGCTCTGGGGCTGTTCTGTGGTCTCTGTCCACTTGACCCCTCTCTCTGTGCCCCAGGTGTGCAAGCAGGCCCTGAAGTTCCTGACGCAGATCCGAAACCAGCCGCTGATCGATCTGAAGCTGGTCAACGAGAGCCTCTACGAGCACGTGGAGAGGATGGGGCGGATCCTgcgcagccgggagcagctgaagctgctggggGATTATCTCATCATGTGCCGCAGCGGCGCCCTGAAGGAGCTCAGCAAGCGGTGAGGTCCCTGCTGGGGTGATACTCCCTTCTCTTGGTGCCCTGGTGGTCTCCTGGTCCCCCTCTTCACTCAccatgggagcagggagcagtgctGCCAAGGCTCAGGCTGTTTTTCCCTCCATATCATCTGCTCTAAGGAGTTATCCATCTGTTGGCTGGGTCAGCACAATGAGCTGTGACTCAGGAAACACCTTCCTGGCCGAGAAGCTTCTGGCTGGACAGGAAACACCTGGCAAAATAGAtgagatatttattttcatttttccctccctttgAAATGCTCTCACATGATTTCCAGTggcaggatttgggatgtgaAAATGGGCTCTGCAGTGATTCACTTTGAGAGGCTGCTTTatccaggctcctccttgctcCAAAGCTGTTGGAGGTGTGGTGGAGACCATCTACCCCCTTCCTCTCTGTGCTTCTTTGCAGGCTTGATCACAGGCATTACCTCCTGGAGTGTCCCCACAAATACAGTGTGGCTGATCTGAGGCAGGTGAGAGCTATGCatgatcatagaatcacagaatggtttgggttggaaaaccCAAAGACCACCcagtcccacctctgccatcCAGTTtcacctcccactagaccagattgctccaGTCCCCTTGGCCCAGTTGTTGTGGTTTTCCAGGTGAAAACACCCAGGTGTCTGTGGGGATGCCACATGCTGCTCCTTCAGCAGGAGGTTCCCAACAGCTGGGTTTTTCAGTGATTCCCAAACTGGAAGCCCCATCCTGGCAGGTTGTGGGTGCTGCTCTCAGCAATCCAGGGTCCCATGGCACCCAAGGCATGTGGGGTGGGGGTTGTTTTGGAGGACAGCCCTGCCTTCAGGTGGAGCCCAAAGCATGGGTGTGAAACAGCAAACCCCACCGGGGCCAGGCTCCAGGAGCACTGACGTCTGCATCTCCCAGATCGCCGATGGCGTCTTCGAGACCTTCCTGCAGTCACTGCTGCAGTTTGCATCCCACCACATCTACAGCTGCGACCTGTGCACCCAGCGGGGCTTCATCTGCCAGATCTGCAACAGCAGCAACATCATCTTCCCCTTTGAGTTTGACACTACCACCAGGTGAGTGATCCCTGTCCCACTGTGGCCAGGACACCcaggggcacagcctggcttACTTCAGGAGCCCCAACCAACTCCTAAGTTCTGCCCCCACTTTCAAGGCACGTGGGGAATTGGAAATGGCTCTGAGGTGCTTGTGCATCCTCGTGATACCCATGACCTTGTGGTTCCCATGTCCTCAACCATTTGAACAGTATTGTGGTGCCCATTTCCTCGTGGGAGCTGCATCCTCATTGTGCCCATGTCCTTGTGGGAGCCACAACCTTGTGGTTCCCCCATCCTTGTGAAACTCATCCTCACAGAGCCCACATCCTCATGTCTGTGTCCTCATGGAACCCAACAGCTTCAGGATGCTCCAAACCAAATTTGGGTTGTTTGAGGCAGGAGCAGACCATCCTCACAGAGCCAAGATGTCACCAAGAGAGATGGCTTTGCAGACTGAGAATGCAGAGCCACCAGCACCTTGCTGCCAGCCTTCAAAGGGCTTACTGGATACTAGGGCAGccaaggagctggaggaggaaggtTCTGCATGTCCCTGACTTGCTCACCTGGCCAGTGCCTCTCTGACTCAGGGTCAGTCTGACCCattgcaggggctgcaggagggaagTGGAAGCAGCAGTGGGACTGTCCTACATCCCTCTACAGCCACGGAAGGAAGGACAGACATAGATTTCATAGAATgctaaaatggtttgggttggagagACCCTGAAGTCCATCCAGTgctaccccctgccatgggcagggacgccttccaagtcctgtccagcctggccttggacacttccagggatggagcagccacagcttctctgggagcagagatgGATGGGGGGCAGCActgtgggatgtgctgggagaggctgaggaTGTTCCCAGCAGGAGAGGGGTGATACTAGCTCTCACTGGGGGTTTCCCCTGCCCACAGAGCTTCCATCCCTCACAGGCAGAGGGACCTATCCTGCGGTGGGGTCAGCTGTGGGTTGGGGTGCAGCAGCTGGACAGAAGTTGGAATCAGGATGGGTGTGCTAGAGGGGAACTCTTACACCTCTTTTCACCACCATCAGAGTTTGCTGAAGAAGTGAAAcccttccagccctggagcCTGCTCCATTGTAGGTGGAGAGATCCACATCTCCATGGCTATGTCATAGATTCGTGGAATCATTCAGGTTAGAAAAGTCCTGTAAGATCATTAAGTCCagttcccccagcactgccaaggccaccactgacccaGGGTTCCAGGTGCCACatgcacatggcttttaaatctctgcagggatggggactccaccactttcctgggaAGCCTCTGCCAAAGTTGGAAAActctcagtgaagaaattttccataatatccaacctaaacctcccctgaggcaacttgaggccatttcctcttgtgcCGTCTTAGCCTATTTGGCATTGAGCACAGTGCTGGCAGAGAGATTTCACAGGCTCATGGGCTGCATGGCCTCACTTTGCCTGGCAGTCCCTAAAAGTGAGCAGTTACACCCAGAACCTGCAGAAAATACTAAGGGTACCGGGATCCGTGGGTGCTCTGTGTGTTCCAGGGCTGCAAATGTTTCCTTGGGGAGGAGCAGCGCTGCTCAGTTTCCCTCCCTTCCACAGGGGTAGCACTGAGCTCATTATCGAGGACAACACAATCCCCAGGAGGCTGATTTTTGGAAAaagagcagccaggctgtggaAAGTGCTGGcacgcagggctgagctggcagGCAGCCGGCCGGAGGTCTCATGTCCCGTGCAGCCAAGCTCCCAAGTTTGTTGACGTCTTTCTTTCTCACCCTGATGGAGGAGGTTGTGCAGTAGCAAAGCATCTCGGCCAACATCCTCGGGGAGCTAAACGTGgcttcctgccccactgcccgCCCTGGGGCTGCCGGGTCACACCAGCACTCGCTGCAGGATGTGTCTGCAATACCTCAAACAGTGACCCTGCCAGCACAggcccctctcctgctcctgcagcttgGGGGGAGGTGGAGGCAGGAGATGCCACTTCACGCTCGGAACTGCACTGGATGAAACCCAGCTTCTCAAATGACCCCACAGCTGTGGAGTATCTGCCACCACTGCTGATCCAGGGAGGCCACGTGGAAGTGTGTTCCACCGGggaaatttgtattttccatcccaaatcctgcctgTCCATGCATGAGCCTTTCCCTGTCCCAAGTCCCCTCACGGTTTGCAACTCCTTTCTAGAGCAGCATTTGgccccagctgtgatgctgtgctccctttcctggcactgctggtttttttctctgcctctgtCCCACACATCCTTTAGGGAGTTAAGGTGTTTTGTGCTGTTCACACATGGATTGTGCACCTGGTATTTGCACAGTGAAGGTAAATCCAGCTGCCCTGCTGGCATGTGGCTGAGCCACATTTTATTGCCACTGACAAGCTGGGGATCACAACCCAAAAATTGACCTCAGCCCTCATAGCAGGGGTGTTTCTGCTGGTGACTGAGCTGGGGTCCTTTGCAGGGTGTCacattcctgctgcttctgaggCAGATCAGGGCCCTCCAACACCTGCCTGAAGCTACCTGCTAAGGGACAGCTCCCTcgtcctgtcccttccctgcagtTCCACTGTCCTCACAGTCTCCCACATGCAGGTCCTGCTGTCAGAGTGCGCATCTCCCACCCCAGTCATGGCAAACAGAGGGTCCTCAACAGCGATGCTGTCACAGGGATTGGTGAAGAGGGACAGTGTCAGGGGTTGCTGTCACAAGATTAGTTTCAAGGGATCAGTGTCACAAGGGTCAGTGTCCAGGGTTTGGTGTCACATGGTTCATTGTTGCAGGAGGTGTTGTCACACCCTAGAAGCTGTACTCggtgctgggagagcagggctcaAACCTCATTCGGGTCTCTCTCACACATTGGCAGCACCCACCATGCTCCTTCTGgccaagctgctgctgaggtggATGCTCCAtgtgcacagctgctgctcctgtacTCAAGGTTCCTCCCAAGCTGGGGCTGCGTCTCTGCTCAGCAAGTGCTTAAAACACACCAGGACAGGGAAGTGTCCCCTGCTTCACTGGGGGAAGTTTGGTCTTTGCGCTGACATTACCAACAcggtgggtttggttttttctttcttttcccaggtGCAGTGAATGCAAAACCGTCTTCCACCGGGACTGCCACGCCAGGGCCCTGTCGTGCCCGCGCTGCGAGCGGCGGCAGCGGTACCAGCGGCAGCTGGAGGCCTGCACAGAGCCCAGCCTGTAGCCTGGCACTGACCTCGACActgcccctgggatggggctggcaggagggacagagcagagccCCCCTCCCTGCCTGAGAGCCTGTCCTGCACCTGGCCCTGCCCTGGGGATAGGGACGATGTGGGGTGGGTGCTCCTGCCCCATGCAGGGGCCTTCTGCCCACCCAGGGCTAAAGACGGAGGCTGGAAAAATCCATCTCCCTTCACACTAACCAGGTGCTGTTCTCCATCACCCTCCTGGTGCCAATGACCCTCCCAG contains:
- the PLEKHM1 gene encoding pleckstrin homology domain-containing family M member 1 isoform X2 is translated as MHSSHLEDPKEAIQLIRKQLVNAIKALQKQYVSSDTVVTSDDSNANTLCSTLEAVFVHGLKSKHIKAETGGKGKKSGSRGPLPQPVFWGLLKSITHRNIVSELEQLMFINTDVGRCRAWLRLALNDSLMECYLKLLLRDRTRLHEYYQAPALLLDTEECEFLLCYLQGLSSLTFELSYKSAVLNEWTITPLSLSGLCPMSELLEPLTFSASEPCRKASLGSISQSSGSDEIEIQAPVLPISKASTKIKLTSSSLSLNTTSSSQLSSSLGSDSLPTAPCARSPEHGEEPLSCDSDLGTATAEDLDRSLQEVLSEFSKARPSPDTPEGQLLPSMLGCSPQPPPGPPVSPACPAPTHGTHQEPPPSTDISAWTGDPVSPGHGDGDAGSRSGIPAPQDGLGRAESGGSEGSQAVYSPTAQHLLSPLLACPKSWISEDDFYRPSPGESSRSMADTNGFRPEGDSKEPALGLISALDLEMLSVPSSDTGKPKMSPEREQKGFSVVHRRQMGLSNPFRGLLKLGSLERRGAMGIWKEFSCELSPLELRLFLDHEDRICVETYSLLRCESLALTHSDGRFELVFLGKKLFLRAPSQDEAEDWLDRIREALRKCRPQLEEEDWETLEYSENGGEAQPVQGDSSALQYSDMPGYSLDWTPVPEAELDAIKEAVLYMDVDKTWVPFIFSLSLETLKCFKIRNNDKILSNSYGIETIQDILPDTSLGGPSFFKVITSKAVLKLQAENAEEAASWRELVREVLMSYLESAEEALTLGGSLDGHSQVILKNIVKENGFLLQYLVAIPMEKGLDSQSFICAGCSRQIGFSFARPKLCAFSGLYYCDSCHQDEETVIPSRLIHNWDLTKRGVCKQALKFLTQIRNQPLIDLKLVNESLYEHVERMGRILRSREQLKLLGDYLIMCRSGALKELSKRLDHRHYLLECPHKYSVADLRQIADGVFETFLQSLLQFASHHIYSCDLCTQRGFICQICNSSNIIFPFEFDTTTRVC
- the PLEKHM1 gene encoding pleckstrin homology domain-containing family M member 1 isoform X1, with amino-acid sequence MHSSHLEDPKEAIQLIRKQLVNAIKALQKQYVSSDTVVTSDDSNANTLCSTLEAVFVHGLKSKHIKAETGGKGKKSGSRGPLPQPVFWGLLKSITHRNIVSELEQLMFINTDVGRCRAWLRLALNDSLMECYLKLLLRDRTRLHEYYQAPALLLDTEECEFLLCYLQGLSSLTFELSYKSAVLNEWTITPLSLSGLCPMSELLEPLTFSASEPCRKASLGSISQSSGSDEIEIQAPVLPISKASTKIKLTSSSLSLNTTSSSQLSSSLGSDSLPTAPCARSPEHGEEPLSCDSDLGTATAEDLDRSLQEVLSEFSKARPSPDTPEGQLLPSMLGCSPQPPPGPPVSPACPAPTHGTHQEPPPSTDISAWTGDPVSPGHGDGDAGSRSGIPAPQDGLGRAESGGSEGSQAVYSPTAQHLLSPLLACPKSWISEDDFYRPSPGESSRSMADTNGFRPEGDSKEPALGLISALDLEMLSVPSSDTGKPKMSPEREQKGFSVVHRRQMGLSNPFRGLLKLGSLERRGAMGIWKEFSCELSPLELRLFLDHEDRICVETYSLLRCESLALTHSDGRFELVFLGKKLFLRAPSQDEAEDWLDRIREALRKCRPQLEEEDWETLEYSENGGEAQPVQGDSSALQYSDMPGYSLDWTPVPEAELDAIKEAVLYMDVDKTWVPFIFSLSLETLKCFKIRNNDKILSNSYGIETIQDILPDTSLGGPSFFKVITSKAVLKLQAENAEEAASWRELVREVLMSYLESAEEALTLGGSLDGHSQVILKNIVKENGFLLQYLVAIPMEKGLDSQSFICAGCSRQIGFSFARPKLCAFSGLYYCDSCHQDEETVIPSRLIHNWDLTKRGVCKQALKFLTQIRNQPLIDLKLVNESLYEHVERMGRILRSREQLKLLGDYLIMCRSGALKELSKRLDHRHYLLECPHKYSVADLRQIADGVFETFLQSLLQFASHHIYSCDLCTQRGFICQICNSSNIIFPFEFDTTTRCSECKTVFHRDCHARALSCPRCERRQRYQRQLEACTEPSL